In one window of Gossypium hirsutum isolate 1008001.06 chromosome A01, Gossypium_hirsutum_v2.1, whole genome shotgun sequence DNA:
- the LOC107918167 gene encoding uncharacterized protein, producing the protein MVTESWFRNLWKIPRRQDGISEKVEIGVLAFEVASLMSKLVHLWQCLSDKQVFRLREEITNSVGIKKLVSEDEEYIGRLICAEMVENVTHVAKSVARLVKKCNDPGLKSFELAFTELIHNGVDPYGWIFSLKKMERKVKKMERFISVNATLYQEMELLADLEQTLKRMKSGDSAQESWLEFHKKVMLKQHEVKSLRASSLWNKTYDYTIRLLARSIFTIFSRIKHVFGFEHKVDVGDSKVMDSDFMHRSQSVSALMHASVRPTENTSLPRFSSGPLGIFSTKSGPIPAPDKTNYFHSGPLVGSTPKSGSISGKNRNFNFHSGPLGRTAGRSGPLFGMDKISKIWQTNNHSAAVSGKKPHLRSNRLTQVGPFKGCMVDSGAVRNCYISSNGIHSGIPNGTKDGNLNLPEGNAIQSSSSVFRSQCRLLDAPPETLGASALALHYANVIIVIEKLAASPHLIGHDAREDLYNMLPASVRAALRVRLKPYAKSLASSVYDTELAGEWTEAMSSILEWLAPLAHNMIRWQSERSFEQQSFVSRTNMLLVQTLYFANREKTEAAITEILVGLNYVWRHGRELNVKALQECVGSRMSDECLDLEK; encoded by the coding sequence ATGGTAACAGAATCTTGGTTTCGTAATCTTTGGAAAATTCCGCGGAGGCAAGATGGAATCTCTGAGAAGGTTGAGATCGGAGTGTTAGCATTCGAAGTTGCGAGCTTGATGTCTAAGCTTGTGCATTTATGGCAGTGTTTGAGTGATAAGCAGGTTTTTAGGTTGAGAGAGGAAATCACGAATTCTGTCGGGATTAAAAAGTTAGTGTCCGAAGATGAAGAATACATTGGGCGCCTGATATGTGCAGAAATGGTCGAAAATGTTACCCACGTGGCGAAGTCTGTGGCTAGGCTTGTGAAGAAATGCAATGATCCAGGGTTGAAGAGTTTTGAACTTGCCTTCACTGAGTTGATCCATAATGGTGTCGACCCTTACGGCTGGATATTTTCGTTGAAGAAGATGGAAAGGAAAGTGAAGAAGATGGAACGTTTCATTTCAGTGAATGCAACTTTGTATCAAGAGATGGAATTGCTTGCAGATCTCGAGCAAACACTAAAAAGGATGAAAAGTGGTGATTCAGCGCAGGAGAGTTGGCTTGAATTTCATAAGAAGGTTATGTTGAAGCAGCATGAAGTTAAGAGCCTACGGGCGAGCTCTCTTTGGAATAAGACTTATGATTATACGATTCGTCTTTTAGCAAGATCGATATTCACGATATTCAGTAGGATCAAACATGTCTTCGGATTTGAACACAAGGTAGATGTTGGGGATTCGAAGGTGATGGATTCTGATTTTATGCATCGCAGCCAATCAGTTTCTGCCTTAATGCATGCTTCCGTTCGTCCAACTGAGAACACTAGCCTTCCTAGGTTTTCTTCAGGTCCGTTGGGAATATTTAGCACTAAATCAGGCCCAATTCCAGCACCAGATAAAACAAATTATTTCCATTCAGGGCCACTTGTTGGCTCAACCCCAAAATCAGGCTCTATTTCCGGGAAGAACAGAAATTTCAACTTCCATTCGGGGCCGCTGGGGAGAACTGCAGGACGATCGGGACCACTTTTTGGAATGGATAAAATCAGCAAGATTTGGCAGACTAACAACCATTCAGCTGCTGTTAGTGGAAAGAAACCTCATTTGAGAAGCAATAGACTTACTCAAGTGGGACCTTTTAAAGGATGTATGGTAGATAGTGGTGCTGTTAGAAATTGTTACATAAGTTCCAATGGCATTCATTCAGGAATTCCCAATGGAACCAAAGATGGAAATCTTAACCTTCCAGAAGGAAATGCTATTCAAAGTAGTTCGTCTGTGTTTAGATCTCAATGCCGGTTGTTGGATGCTCCACCCGAAACTCTTGGTGCTTCTGCTTTAGCATTGCACTATGCAAATGTTATCATTGTAATCGAGAAGTTAGCAGCATCTCCTCACTTGATTGGTCATGATGCTCGAGAGGATCTGTACAACATGTTACCTGCAAGCGTGCGAGCGGCTCTGAGGGTAAGGCTAAAACCATATGCAAAGAGCTTAGCTTCATCGGTTTATGATACGGAGCTTGCTGGAGAATGGACCGAAGCAATGTCTTCCATATTAGAGTGGTTGGCACCACTAGCTCATAACATGATTAGATGGCAATCCGAGCGGAGTTTTGAACAGCAGAGCTTTGTTTCCCGGACTAATATGCTTCTGGTGCAGACCCTCTACTTTGCAAATCGAGAGAAGACAGAAGCAGCAATTACCGAGATTCTCGTTGGTCTGAATTATGTATGGAGACACGGGAGAGAACTCAACGTAAAAGCACTGCAGGAATGTGTGGGCAGCAGAATGTCCGATGAATGTTTGGATCTTGAGAAATAA